From Coraliomargarita sinensis, a single genomic window includes:
- a CDS encoding RrF2 family transcriptional regulator, whose protein sequence is MLSLSQGVGYAVKALAYVDDERGSGQFVRDIAEQAEVPPSYLAKIFKRLVDSEVLVSKRGWAGGTRLARSPESITLLEIAEAVDGKDWNSRCLLGQEICSDERACPTHDFWKVERKAIAEKLKRITLAECIDFERERALKKHA, encoded by the coding sequence ATGTTAAGTTTGTCGCAAGGTGTTGGTTACGCAGTCAAGGCCCTGGCCTACGTGGATGATGAGCGGGGATCGGGGCAGTTTGTGCGTGACATTGCGGAACAAGCGGAAGTGCCGCCATCCTATCTGGCTAAGATATTCAAAAGACTGGTGGATAGTGAGGTGCTTGTCTCCAAGCGTGGTTGGGCTGGCGGTACGCGTTTGGCTCGCTCGCCTGAAAGCATCACGCTTCTCGAGATCGCAGAAGCGGTTGACGGTAAGGACTGGAATTCCAGATGCCTGCTAGGGCAGGAGATATGCAGCGATGAGCGCGCATGTCCGACTCACGATTTTTGGAAAGTTGAGCGCAAGGCCATAGCCGAAAAACTGAAGAGAATTACTCTGGCCGAATGTATCGATTTTGAGCGCGAGCGTGCGCTCAAAAAGCACGCTTAA